The following coding sequences lie in one Manis pentadactyla isolate mManPen7 chromosome 19, mManPen7.hap1, whole genome shotgun sequence genomic window:
- the LOC118930901 gene encoding olfactory receptor 6K6: protein MTQLMTSGNQTMVTEFLFSVFPHLHEGGLLFFIPLLLIYGFIVTGNLVIFVVIQLDTALHTPMYFFISVLSFLEIWYTTTTIPKMLSSLVSEQKTISLAGCLMQMYVFHSLGITEGCVLTAMAIDRHIAICSPLRYPTIMTPKLCIQLTAGSCLCGFLLILPEIAWIATLPFCGSNQIHQIFCDFTPVLRLACTDTSLVVIVDAIHAVEILASFLVIALSYIRIIVVILRMPSAEGRHKAFSTCAAHLAVFLLFFGSVAVMYLRFSATYSVFWDTAIAVTFVILAPFLNPIIYSLRNKDMKDAIGRILCRQKRAGGVGR, encoded by the coding sequence aTGACACAGTTGATGACCAGTGGGAATCAGACAATGGTGACTGAGTTCCTCTTCTCTGTGTTCCCCCATTTGCATGAAGGTGGCCTCTTATTCTTTATCCCCTTGCTTCTCATCTATGGATTTATCGTGACTGGGAACCTGGTGATATTCGTCGTCATCCAGCTGGACACGGCCCTGCACACCCCCATGTATTTCTTCATCAGCGTCCTCTCTTTCCTGGAGATCTGGTACACCACGACCACCATCCCCAAAATGCTCTCCAGCTTAGTCAGTGAGCAGAAGACCATCTCTCTGGCTGGCTGCCTCATGCAGATGTACGTCTTCCACTCTCTTGGTATCACAGAAGGCTGCGTCCTGACAGCAATGGCCATCGACAGGCACATAGCTATCTGCAGTCCCCTCCGTTACCCAACTATCATGACGCCCAAACTCTGTATCCAGCTGACAGCCGGATCCTGCCTCTGTGGCTTCCTCCTCATCCTCCCTGAGATCGCGTGGATCGCCACCCTGCCTTTCTGTGGCTCCAACCAGATCCATCAGATCTTCTGTGACTTCACACCTGTGCTGAGGTTGGCCTGCACGGATACATCCCTGGTGGTCATTGTGGACGCCATCCATGCGGTGGAAATCCTGGCCTCCTTCCTGGTCATCGCCCTCTCCTACATCCGGATCATCGTGGTGATTCTCAGGATGCCCTCAGCTGAGGGCCGTCAcaaagccttttccacctgtgcCGCCCACCTCGCCGTGTTCTTGCTGTTTTTCGGCAGTGTGGCTGTCATGTATCTGCGATTCTCAGCCACCTACTCGGTGTTCTGGGACACAGCGATTGCTGTCACCTTTGTCATCCTCGCCCCCTTCCTCAACCCCATTATTTATAGCCTGAGAAACAAAGACATGAAAGATGCTATTGGGAGGATACTCTGCCGCCAGAAGAGGGCAGGTGGGGTTGGGAGATAG
- the LOC118930886 gene encoding olfactory receptor 10C1-like, giving the protein MDHDNHTWTQSFILAGFTTPGTLRPLAFLGTLCIYLLTLAGNVSIIVLVQADSGLSTPMYFFISVLSFLELCYVSTTAPTLLHTLLRGRSPISAATCFAQLYVFHSLGMTECCLLGVMALDRYLAICRPLRYYSLMGRKVQLRLVGAAWGTGFSAALLPASLTATLPFCLKEVDHYFCDLAPLMRLACVDTGWHACVHGAVIGVATLCNFVLISGLYGGILRAVLKLPSAASRAKAFSTCSSHMTVVALFYASAFTVYVGPAGSRPEGTDKRIALVYALLTPFFNPIIYTLRNKEVKEAVKRVSSRIRAILKEP; this is encoded by the coding sequence ATGGATCATGACAACCACACATGGACCCAGAGTTTCATCCTCGCTGGTTTCACGACCCCTGGGACCCTGCGACCTCTCGCGTTCCTGGGGACCCTGTGCATCTACCTCCTCACCCTGGCAGGGAACGTGTCCATCATCGTCCTGGTCCAGGCAGATTCTGGCCTGTCCACGCCCATGTACTTCTTCATCAGTGTCCTCTCCTTCCTGGAACTCTGCTACGTCAGCACCACAGCGCCCACGCTGCTGCATACCTTGCTCCGAGGGCGTTCCCCCATCTCGGCAGCCACGTGCTTCGCCCAGCTGTATGTCTTCCACTCCTTGGGCATGACCGAGTGCTGCCTGTTGGGTGTCATGGCGCTGGACCGCTACCTTGCCATCTGCCGGCCTCTCCGCTACTATTCACTCATGGGCAGAAAGGTGCAGCTACGGCTAGTGGGGGCTGCTTGGGGGACTGGCTTCTCAGCTGCCCTTCTGCCAGCCAGCCTCACTGCCACACTGCCCTTCTGTTTGAAAGAGGTGGACCATTACTTTTGTGACCTGGCACCCCTAATGCGGTTGGCATGTGTGGACACAGGCTGGCATGCTTGTGTCCATGGGGCAGTGATAGGTGTGGCCACCCTGTGCAACTTTGTGCTCATTTCAGGACTGTATGGGGGTATCCTGAGGGCTGTGCTGAAGCTGCCCTCAGCTGCCAGCCGTgccaaggccttctccacctgctcctcccacatgaCTGTAGTGGCTCTGTTTTATGCTTCGGCCTTCACAGTTTATGTAGGGCCAGCTGGGAGTCGCCCTGAGGGCACAGACAAGAGGATTGCCTTGGTGTATGCCCTTCTTACACCTTTCTTCAATCCCATCATCTATACCCTTCGCAACAAGGAGGTGAAGGAGGCAGTAAAGAGGGTCAGCAGCAGGATCAGGGCTATTTTGAAGGAACCTTGA
- the LOC118930885 gene encoding olfactory receptor 10C1-like, which produces MDHVNHTWTQSFTLAGFTIPWTLRPLAFLGTLCIYLLTLAGNVSIIVLVQADSGLSTPMYFFISVLSFLELCYVSTTAPTLLHTLLRGRSPISAATCFAQLYVFHSLGMTECCLLGVMALDRYLAICRPLHYHSLMGRKVQLGLAGAAWGTGFSAALVPASLTATLPFCLKEVDHYFCDLAPLMRLACVDTGWHAQVHIVVIGVLNACNLVLISGLYGGILRAVLKLPSAASRAKAFSTCSSHMTVVTLFFGSAFIVYVGPAGSRPEGTDKRIALVYALLTPSLNPIIYAFRNQEVKEAVRRVTQRFRAVLKGPRGFVD; this is translated from the coding sequence ATGGATCATGTCAACCACACGTGGACCCAGAGTTTCACCCTCGCTGGTTTCACAATCCCTTGGACCCTGCGACCTCTCGCGTTCCTGGGGACCCTGTGCATCTACCTCCTCACCCTGGCAGGGAACGTGTCCATCATCGTCCTGGTCCAGGCAGATTCTGGCCTGTCCACGCCCATGTACTTCTTCATCAGTGTCCTCTCCTTCCTGGAACTCTGCTACGTCAGCACCACAGCGCCCACGCTGCTGCATACCTTGCTCCGAGGGCGTTCCCCCATCTCGGCAGCCACGTGCTTCGCCCAGCTGTATGTCTTCCACTCCTTGGGCATGACCGAGTGCTGCCTGTTGGGTGTCATGGCGCTGGACCGCTACCTTGCCATCTGCCGGCCTCTCCACTACCATTCACTCATGGGCAGAAAGGTGCAGCTAGGGCTAGCGGGGGCTGCTTGGGGGACTGGCTTCTCAGCTGCCCTTGTGCCAGCCAGCCTCACTGCCACACTGCCCTTCTGTTTGAAAGAGGTGGACCATTACTTTTGTGACCTGGCACCCCTAATGCGGTTGGCATGTGTGGACACAGGCTGGCATGCTCAGGTCCATATTGTAGTGATTGGCGTGCTCAACGCATGCAATCTTGTGCTCATTTCGGGCCTGTATGGGGGTATCCTGAGGGCTGTGCTGAAGCTGCCCTCAGCTGCCAGCCGTgccaaggccttctccacctgctcctcccacatgaCTGTAGTGACTCTATTCTTTGGCTCTGCCTTCATTGTGTATGTGGGGCCAGCTGGGAGTCGCCCTGAGGGCACAGACAAGCGGATTGCCTTGGTGTACGCCCTTCTTACCCCTTCCCTCAACCCCATAATTTATGCTTTTCGTAACCAGGAGGTGAAGGAGGCAGTCAGGAGGGTCACCCAGAGGTTTAGAGCTGTTTTGAAAGGACCCCGAGGCTTTGTAGACTAA
- the LOC118930884 gene encoding olfactory receptor 6N1 has protein sequence MDSRNRSQVTEFILLGFPHLQGVQIYLFVLLLLIYLTTVLGNLLIFLVVHLDFQLHTPMYHFISILSLLELGYTAVTIPKMLSNLLCEKKTISFSGCFLQIYFFHSLGATECYLLTAMAYDRYLAICQPLHYPTRMTPGLCAKIAVGCWLGGLAGPVAEVFLVSHLPFCGPNHIQHIFCDFPPVLSLACTNTAINVLVDFVINSCKILATFLLILSSYVQIICTVLRIPSAAGKRKAFSTCASHLTVVLIFYGSIIFMYVRLKKSYSLDYDRALAVVYSVLTPFLNPFIYSLRNKEIKEAVRRQLKRSGILERRQRGQVGCGAAVTLGTVSHHR, from the coding sequence ATGGACTCCAGGAATCGGAGCCAGGTGACAGAGTTTATCCTCCTGGGCTTTCCCCATCTTCAGGGTGTCCAgatttatctctttgtcttgttaCTTCTGATTTACCTCACTACTGTACTGGGAAACCTGTTGATATTTCTGGTGGTCCACCTGGACTTCCAGCTCCACACGCCCATGTACCACTTTATCAGCATCCTCTCCTTATTGGAGCTCGGCtacacagctgtcaccatccccAAGATGCTGTCGAACTTGCTCTGTGAGAAAAAGACCATTTCTTTCTCCGGTTGCTTCCTGCAAATCTACTTCTTTCACTCTCTTGGGGCTACTGAGTGCTATCTCCTCACAGCTATGGCTTATGACAGGTACTTAGCCATCTGCCAGCCCCTCCACTACCCCACCCGCATGACCCCAGGGCTCTGTGCCAAGATTGCTGTTGGCTGTTGGTTGGGAGGCTTGGCAGGGCCAGTGGCTGAAGTCTTCCTGGTCTCgcatctccctttctgtggcccCAATCACATCCAGCACATCTTTTGTGATTTCCCTCCTGTGCTGAGCTTGGCATGTACCAACACAGCCATCAATGTCCTCGTGGACTTTGTGATCAACTCCTGCAAGATCCTGGCCACCTTCCTGTTGATCCTCAGCTCCTACGTGCAGATCATCTGCACTGTGCTCAGGATCCCTTCGGCTGCGGGCAAGAGGAAGGCCTTCTCCACATGCGCCTCCCATCTCACTGTGGTTCTCATCTTCTACGGAAGCATCATTTTCATGTACGTGCGGCTGAAGAAGAGTTACTCCCTGGACTACGACCGGGCCCTGGCGGTGGTCTACTCGGTGCTCACACCCTTCCtcaaccccttcatctacagcttGCGCAACAAGGAGATCAAAGAGGCCGTGAGGAGGCAGCTAAAGAGGTCGGGAATCCTGGAACGAAGGCAGAGGGGGCAGGTCGGGTGTGGCGCTGCGGTGACTTTGGGGACTGTTAGTCACCACAGATGA
- the LOC118930911 gene encoding olfactory receptor 6N2, protein MEPHNHSSLAEFVLLGFPKVGHVRGWLFALLLLAYVFTICGNLLIFLVIRVDAALHTPMYQFVSVLSFLELCYTASTIPKMLANLLSEKKTISFAGCLLQTYFFHSLGASECYLLTAMAYDRYLAICRPLHYPAIMTPTLCGRMAAGCWACGFLCPISEVILVSQLPFCGCNEIQHIFCDFPPLLSLACTDTSTNVLVDFSVNAFIILITFLFIMVSYGRIIGVVLRIKTAAGRKKAFSTCASHLTVVLIFFGSIIFMYVRLEKSYSLSLDQTLAVIYSVLTPLVNPIIYSLRNRELIKAIKRTIFWQAGRASPVHH, encoded by the coding sequence ATGGAGCCACACAACCACTCAAGCCTGGCTGAATTTGTGCTCCTAGGATTCCCCAAGGTGGGGCATGTCAGGGGCTGGCTTTTTGCCCTGCTGCTGTTGGCATACGTGTTCACCATCTGTGGCAACCTGCTGATCTTCTTAGTCATACGAGTGGATGCAGCcctgcacacacccatgtaccAGTTTGTCAGTGTTCTCTCCTTCCTGGAGCTGTGCTATACAGCCTCCACCATCCCCAAGATGCTAGCTAATCTTCTCAGTGAGAAGAAGACTATTTCTTTTGCAGGGTGCCTCCTTCAGACTTATTTCTTCCACTCCCTCGGGGCCTCTGAATGCTACCTTCTCACAGCCATGGCTTATGACCGATACCTGGCCATCTGCCGGCCCCTCCACTACCCTGCAATCATGACCCCAACTCTCTGTGGCAGGATGGCTGCTGGTTGTTGGGCTTGTGGTTTTCTGTGTCCCATTTCCGAAGTCATCCTGGTCTCCCAGCTGCCCTTCTGTGGCTGTAATGAAATCCAACACATTTTCTGTGACTTCCCACCTCTGCTGAGCCTGGCCTGCACGGACACATCCACTAATGTCCTGGTGGACTTTTCTGTCAATGCCTTCATCATCCTCATCACCTTTCTCTTTATTATGGTTTCCTATGGGAGAATCATTGGGGTGGTACTGaggataaaaacagcagcaggaagaaagaaagcctTCTCTACATGTGCCTCCCATCTCACTGTGGTCCTCATCTTCTTCGGGAGCATCATCTTCATGTACGTGCGCCTGGAGAAGAGCTATTCACTGAGCCTTGACCAGACACTTGCTGTAATCTACTCCGTACTGACGCCACTCGTCAACCCGATTATCTACAGCCTTCGTAACAGGGAACTCATTAAGGCCATCAAGAGGACTATCTTCTGGCAGGCGGGGAGAGCTAGTCCCGTGCACCACTGA